One genomic segment of Oreochromis aureus strain Israel breed Guangdong linkage group 9, ZZ_aureus, whole genome shotgun sequence includes these proteins:
- the zeb1b gene encoding zinc finger E-box-binding homeobox 1b produces the protein MADGPRCKRRKQPNPKRTNVTNYNNVVEAGSDSDDEDKLHIVEEEGSLADGADCESTLPEDEHPREHCWDRVKEDCVSDGEDDVSTDALVEEILQQGDTAVIYPEAPDDEPQRQGTPDTGIHDENGTPDSFSQLLTCPYCARGYKRYSSLKEHIKYRHEKTEESFSCPECNYSFAYRAQLERHMTVHKSGRDQRHITQSGGNRKFKCTECGKAFKYKHHLKEHLRIHSGEKPYECSNCKKRFSHSGSYSSHISSKKCISVISVNGRSRLGNTKTQSQGQSPGLSTPPSVLRTQIREKLEHSKPLQEQLPLNQIKTEPVDFEYKPTVISSPTVTAMNGGVFGGGAAAPLQGTVQAVVLPTVGLVSPISINLADLQNALKVAVDGNVIRQVLENNAKGQVNSGLTTGTLHTPQQQLISAISLPIVGQDGNAKIIINYNLDPNQGQLTAHNLKKEPEPLSPAQTTTNTFKSQKLPEDLTIRGNRANEAKEKEEKTTKTCLLCDNCPGGLDALHALKHCKKDCLKLNGAGLDMSDSTVAALLSDGGLCSQPKNLLSLLKAYFALNAEPTKDELAKISDSVSLPVSVVKKWFDKMQEGQISLGAPTPPSEEEDTCESNSVVSLVPGKDKATTIPPVTQDSPTEATPAEINGAHSSPASPSPLNLTAGGPGPAKKTQSAEGPLDLSLPKPARDEAERAANKTCLYPSPSSGSTNMDEPLNLTCTKKEALPLSAMGTCPTALYASQPSAKPLDIVTTMQCLRALATNNKQTILIPQLAYTYTTTANSPAGTETHETIHLNGVKEDRQDTGSEGVSTVEEQNDSDSGPPRKKMKKTDSGMYACDLCDKIFQKSSSLLRHKYEHTGKRPHECGICSKAFKHKHHLIEHMRLHSGEKPYQCDKCGKRFSHSGSYSQHMNHRYSYCKKETQSQAGGRESPEEDGETQIDMEVLSGAQRQLLAPSQLDSDERGSSTREDEESEEEEEEEGVVDMDDIQVVQIGDEGGEEEDEPEERNEEEMKRVAVGEGGEEEKSEIGEEEADTGQEDGLGSVQEETNVEEEKAMENEGSSPEAETEGGLSEREGGEVAEESRGETNRNEVCEDEKQTPREKGD, from the exons TGACTAACTACAATAATGTGGTGGAAGCCGGCTCAGACTCGGATGACGAGGACAAGCTTCACATCGTGGAGGAGGAAGGCAGCCTGGCGGACGGGGCCGACTGCGAAAGCACCCTGCCAGAAGATGAGCACCCCAGGGAGCACTGCTGGGACCGAG TGAAGGAGGATTGTGTTTCGGATGGCGAGGATGATGTGAGCACAGACGCCCTCGTAGAGGAGATACTCCAGCAGGGAGACACGGCCGTCATCTACCCGGAAGCCCCAGATGATGAGCCTCAGCGCCAGGGCACTCCCGATACCGGCATCCACGACGAGAATG GAACTCCGGATTCGTTCTCTCAGCTGCTCACCTGTCCATACTGTGCACGGGGCTACAAGCGCTACAGCTCTCTGAAGGAGCACATCAAGTACCGGCACGAGAAGACGGAGGAAAGCTTCAGCTGCCCCGAGTGCAACTACAGCTTTGCCTACCGCGCCCAGCTGGAGAGGCACATGACGGTCCACAAGAGCGGACGAGATCAG AGACACATAACACAGTCGGGAGGCAATCGTAAATTCAAGTGCACTGAATGTGGCAAAGCATTTAAATACAAGCACCATCTGAAGGAGCACCTACGCATTCACAGCG GAGAGAAACCCTATGAGTGCTCCAACTGCAAGAAGCGCTTCTCCCACTCGGGCTCATATAGCTCCCACATCAGCAGTAAGAAGTGCATCAGCGTCATCTCAGTTAACGGCAGATCACGCCTAGGGAACACCAAAACCCAGAGCCAGGGTCAGTCGCCAGGACTTTCAACGCCACCCTCGGTCCTCCGCACTCAGATTAGGGAGAAGCTGGAGCACAGCAAGCCCCTGCAGGAGCAACTGCCCCTAAACCAGATCAAGACAGAACCTGTGGACTTCGAGTACAAGCCAACAGTGATATCGTCCCCAACTGTGACCGCCATGAATGGCGGCGTTTTCGGCGGAGGTGCTGCAGCTCCTCTGCAGGGCACAGTGCAAGCTGTGGTCCTACCCACTGTGGGGCTGGTATCACCCATCAGCATCAACCTGGCAGACCTGCAGAATGCGCTCAAAGTTGCGGTGGATGGTAACGTCATCCGTCAGGTGCTAGAAAACAATGCCAAAGGCCAGGTGAACTCGGGGCTAACCACTGGAACACTTCACACCCCACAACAGCAACTCATCTCAGCCATCAGTCTGCCGATAGTGGGTCAGGATGGAAATGCAAAAATCATTATCAACTACAATTTGGACCCCAACCAGGGTCAGCTAACAGCCCATAATCTAAAGAAAGAGCCAGAGCCTCTGTCACCAGCTCAAACCACCACCAACACGTTCAAGTCCCAGAAACTCCCAGAAGATTTGACTATCAGAGGCAACAGGGCCAAtgaggcaaaagaaaaagaggagaagaCCACTAAGACTTGTCTCCTGTGTGACAACTGTCCCGGTGGGCTGGATGCACTCCACGCCCTCAAGCACTGCAAGAAGGATTGTCTCAAACTGAATGGCGCAGGCCTGGATATGTCCGATTCTACTGTTGCTGCCCTGCTGTCAGACGGAGGACTCTGCAGCCAGCCCAAGAACCTCCTGTCACTGCTCAAGGCCTACTTTGCCTTAAACGCAGAGCCCACCAAGGACGAGCTGGCCAAGATCTCTGACTCAGTCAGCCTCCCGGTCTCTGTGGTAAAGAAGTGGTTTGACAAAATGCAGGAGGGTCAGATATCTCTGGGTGCCCCAACACCTCcctcagaggaagaggacacTTGTGAATCTAACAGTGTGGTGTCTCTGGTCCCAGGGAAGGACAAAGCCACTACAATTCCTCCTGTGACCCAGGACAGCCCAACAGAAGCTACCCCAGCAGAGATCAACGGCGCTCACAGCTCGCCGGCCTCCCCTTCACCACTAAATCTGACAGCCGGAGGTCCTGGCCCAGCGAAGAAAACCCAGAGCGCCGAGGGACCTCTAGACCTGTCGCTGCCGAAGCCAGCCAGAGATGAAGCAGAGAGAGCGGCCAATAAAACCTGCCTTTACCCCTCCCCTTCCTCTGGCTCCACCAACATGGACGAACCCCTAAACTTAACTTGCACAAAGAAAGAGGCATTGCCACTCTCAGCCATGGGCACCTGCCCCACCGCACTGTACGCCAGCCAGCCAAGTGCCAAACCTCTCGACATCGTCACCACAATGCAATGCCTAAGAGCACTAGCCACCAACAACAAACAGACTATCTTGATCCCCCAGCTGGCTTACACCTATACCACTACAGCAAATAGCCCCGCAGGGACCGAGACGCACGAAACCATCCACCTCAACGGAGTCAAG GAGGACAGGCAGGACACGGGCTCAGAGGGTGTTTCCACAGTCGAGGAGCAGAACGACTCAGACTCGGGCCCTCCaaggaagaagatgaagaagacgGATAGCGGCATGTACGCCTGCGACCTGTGCGACAAGATCTTCCAGAAGAGCAGCTCGCTGCTGAGGCACAAATACGAACACACAG GGAAGCGACCTCACGAGTGCGGCATCTGCAGCAAGGCCTTCAAACACAAACATCACTTGATCGAACATATGCGGCTCCACTCGGGGGAGAAGCCGTACCAGTGTGACAAGTGTGGCAAGCGTTTCTCCCACTCAGGCTCCTACTCCCAGCACATGAACCACCGCTACTCCTACTGCAAGAAGGAGACGCAGAGCCAAGCGGGAGGGCGGGAGAGCCCGGAGGAGGACGGCGAGACCCAGATCGACATGGAGGTCCTGAGTGGGGCACAGAGACAGCTCCTGGCCCCGTCCCAGCTGGACTCGGATGAGCGAGGGAGCAGCACCAGAGAGGATGAGGAGagcgaggaagaggaggaggaggaaggcgTGGTGGACATGGATGATATCCAGGTGGTGCAGATAGGGGACgaaggaggggaggaggaggacgagcCAGAGGAGAGGAATGAGGAGGAAATGAAGAGAGTAGCAGtgggagagggaggagaggaggaaaaaagcgAGATAGGAGAAGAGGAGGCTGACACCGGGCAGGAGGATGGGCTCGGGAGCGTTCAGGAAGAAACCAACGTGGAAGAAGAGAAGGCGATGGAAAATGAAGGAAGTTCCCCTGAAGCTGAAACTGAAGGAGGCCTGAgcgaaagagaaggaggagaggtCGCAGAGGAGAGTCGAGGCGAAACAAACAGGAACGAGGTTTGTGAAGATGAGAAGCAGACACCACGGGAGAAAGGAGACTAA